The region AATTTATGGAGTTTGTGGTTTCACTGGCTGTCTTTTTTTAATATTCTGCTTGCACTGTAAACTTGGAATTTTGTGTAAATGGTAGAAGTATATTATTATTCGGAAACATGTCTTTTTAATTTCTCGTGACTTTCATCCGAGCGTCCTCATTTGCTAGGGTCACAGCTAGCATTGTAATATGCAGCAGGGAATCCAAACTCGAAGTTGATAGCACTACAGAGACGGAAATCCAATTAGACTCTGCTCCTGCTCACCAAAAAATGGTTTTTACAGCCGCTGCACTCCTTTCCGTCACTGCTGCCCGCCGCCGGAGGATGGCAGCCTCTCGTTGCCTTTTTCTGGTCGTTTTATTGTGGTCATGTATTTGGTCGTGATCGCGTTGTTGCCTTTGACGGCCGGTGCTTGGAGGGAGCTGTGTGGATTTTCAATAATGCTCCATCTACGTGAAGGGTTGCGAAAGCTTACGTAACTTGACTAAACTANNNNNNNNNNNNNNNNNNNNNNNNNNNNNNNNNNNNNNNNNNNNNNNNNNNNNNNNNNNNNNNNNNNNNNNNNNNNNNNNNNNNNNNNNNNNNNNNNNNNNNNNNNNNNNNNNNNNNNNNNNNNNNNNNNNNNNNNNNNNNNNNNNNNNNNNNNNNNNNNNNNNNNNNNNNNNNNNNNNNNNNNNNNNNNNNNNNNNNNNNNNNNNNNNNNNNNNNNNNNNNNNNNNNNNNNNNNNNNNNNNNNNNNNNNNNNNNNNNNNNNNNNNNNNNGATTTTAACCGGGGGTGGGCCCCTTCCTCCCCCTCTTTCCAATCCCAGCCCACCAGGTCTCTGCTTACGTTACTTTACGTTTGTGCTTTACGTAGATGTAGCATTACTGGTGGATTTTAGGTtcgtggtttgagtgattctctcgttctCTTTTCTTGCATGATCCGATCGAAAATCCTACATCTACGAAGAGCCACGTACAGCTTTACGTAAACTTCCTAACAACTAAATCTCTCCCCCCCTAAACTTCCTAACAACTAAATCTCtccccccccctgattttcagggggtgggcccGTCCTCCCCCTTATCTCCAATCATATTCATCCACCTGATTTATTACGTTAATCACGTAGAACTTTTTACGTAGCTCTAGCATTGCTCTGATCCGATGCTCCTTTGGGTTGTGTGGGATCCATTCCATGGGCTGTGCTACCAGAGCATCTCATCGTGGTCGTTGTTTGTTCTAGGTGCTATCGCCCCCCTTGCGATCCTCCAAGCCTCTGTGCTTAGGATCCTCTTGTAGACCTTGCTCTCGCATTGCGACGGTGGCTTCGTCAAGTTGGCCGTGCGTGCTGCTCGTGTTGGTGGTCCCGTGATGCTTGCACCACTTTATCGGTTGATTTTATGTGTTTTGGGTGCAAGCTCCGGCGGCGAGCGATTTTCATGTGGTTCGTCGGTTCGCTCCGAGTTTTGGTTGTGGTTTGGTTAGGAGGCACCCGGCTCGTCGCATTCGCCACCTGTGGCAGATCCTCTTCCTCTCTAGATATGCGTTTCATGCTTGGTTGTGTAATATAGCAAGGAGATTTCCGAGAGTAGCGATAGAGCGGACGAGCTCGCGCGCACCTGTTTTGTGGACCAATGGTACACGGTCACGTGGGAGTCGGCAGTCATGACGGATGAAAATACTTGTTCGTATACGCAGTGGGAATAGTGCATGTAAGGTAGTGGGCCCGTACGATCTGCTCGGCGGAGTTAGGCATTGCCGTGACGGCAGGCCATCAGTACAGGATGCGGCCGCCCCCGTACCGGCGTGGCCAAACGGCGTCGCAACAGGAAAAAGGAATCTGCCTACCCGGCTCGACCTCTCGGGCACCTGCTACTCTCGGACAGATCCCCTCTTCCCTCGGGTGCTTTGCTCTGCGCGGCGGAGAGATCGAACCAGTGGTGGCGGCACAGGCGCTGGGAGATGCATTCGAGTTCCTATCAGATCTGGTTAACAGGTATGGTTTTTGCCCCCGCTGTAGATTGTAGTGATTTTGCGGCATGCACCTCAGTAGCGTTATCCGGTTGGAGGACAGATTCCCTCTTCCCACGTTGGGTGGTGAATACACGCGGCCGGCGCAGCCGGTTGCAGATCCGGTGGACGCAGTAGCCGAGTCCAGCATTGCTGATGTTGGTGATGCCTCGCCGGCGCGGCAGCCAGACCTGAACGACGCTTGCGCGTCTAGCAACTTGTTCGCACCGGATTCAAAACAGTCAATGTGCAGGGACGACCCGCAGGCACCGTTCTGGACGAAGAGGTAAATCACGCCTAAATTATCCCCTGACTGTATTATTGGCACCGTTGTGGTGCAGACGCTCAATTGATATTGCCACTGCTTAGAAAGAGATATTACTGAAAAAGGCGAAACTGTCATGCGTGCTGGGGTGTTGGAAGGATGCGTTCTCCAGTGTTAAAGTCAATGTGGTACTATATCTGACAGCAACGATCTAATTGATGCTGGGTCCATGTTGGGTGGGCACTTGTTGAACGGCCACCATGCGCCGGTAGAGTGTGCACCCTATAATCAGGGGATATGCAGAGAAGACTGGAACTGTTAAAGCGCCTGAAGTCGGCAGGAGCTCGGTTCATTAGGTGAAGAGACTACTACAATACGTACTCCTAGGAAATTGCATTTGAAATCAAGTAGTAATGTGACCTGTGATTTACTGATCAGCTGCTGAAGATAATTAATATCTTACCTTTTCAGGTGTTTTATCATAATTGCCACACGAATGTCAGGTGTTTTTTCAGGTGTTCCCCTCGCCTTCGGCTGCCATCTTGGCGCTAAGAGGTCAGGGGACCTCGCATCTTCAAGAGTTGTACGTTTTTCGTCATCGTCTATTGATCATCGTTTTTGTAAGAATAAATTTACTTTTGTTCTTTTGGCGGTGCCATGATATTAGAGAGTTTTCTGTCCTCACGGATCCGACTATTCAGATCTGGTGAATTTACATTGGTGTGACCATTTTTTTTGTTGGTTTGATTCTTTGTGAAGTTGAAATTTTTcatcgacatcgtggtgaagatatTGTGATTCGACGGCCTGCACTTTTTTAGGGAATCATCCCCGCCTCAAGTATGTTCATCGATAAAGGCTTTCCATCTTTTTGGATGGACGACTCAAGGCGTTTTCAAAAACTATTATTGATAATGTTCGTGTGGGTGAAATAGTGACAACCACGTTGCTTCGGTCCAATTGTAGCCTCTTTACCGAAGTCTTTGAAGCATTTTTCCTAGCAGAGATTGATACCGTGAAGGTGTTTTCAAGAGATTTTATTATAGTTCTTAGTCATAAGAGTTATTCTGTATTTTGTTAGATTTTAGATATGAATCAGTGTATATAAAATTACatgtgtttctcaaaaaaaaaagtggTCGTTCCAGGAATTCAAGTTTGTGATGTCATTTAAACTTGTGATGTCAAACACATATATATATTTACAAACTTTATACTACCATCTTTTGCACAAGTTTTATTTGTAGTCAAAGTTTTGCCGTAATATTGTGTGGTTTCGGCAGACTAAGGGTTCGTCGTTAAAATGGAGAACTGGTTCGTTCACAAAAAAAGGAGAACTGATTTAGGAGGGATATGCGGGCGTGATAGGATTCGCTAAATGAGTGGTCAGTTTCAAAAAAAAGAGAGGGGTCACGTGTGTGCCTCATCTACAGCTGCCGGCATGCACATTGAACAGATGGGTCCAGGTCATCGACGCCGCTTCTGGGACAGACGGCCGTCCGCTATTCACCTGTGTCCGACCGACTCCTATACGGCCCAAAATATAGGATCTTCAAACAAACTATACACCGACAATACCAAACGCAGCCCATATCCCCTTGAGAACGAGCGGCAAGCGATTCCGGGACCAGGCGAGCTCGTCCGCTCCTGTCAATTTCCGGGAGATTTCCTCCAAAATCATTCATGATTAAAAAAGCCCGCGACGCCGAGGCACGAGATCCCAACGGCTTACGGCTCTGTTATTCTTTGGCATATGCCGTGCGCGCACACTGCCAAAGCTCCGGACAAACGGCACGCAGCGATGGCCGCTACGGAACAGAGAGGTCAATACTCAACAGCGCCACAGTTGCTCGCGGGACCGACAAACCCATAATAAATACtatctctgtttctaaatataagtctctgtagagatttcattatgaactacgtacggatgtatatagatgcattttaagtgtggattcatttattttgcttcgtatgtagtccgtctagtggaatctctataaagacttacatttaggaacagagggagtactaaccaaagaagTGAATCTCGGGATCGAGTCGCACAGTTTGTTCGCGATCAATCTTGATCTGCTCCATGCCCTGTTTGTGGCGGCTTCAGCTTCAAGCAGGGCTGTTCGTCATCGCACGCTCCCACAGATGAGCTCCCTCGCAATCGCAAGTAAGTACTATACGCTTCTCACCCGTCCCATGCATGTTGTTGCATATCTACATCAGCATTGCTACAATGGTACTACAAGAGCTGGGAAATCTCACTGCAACGCAATGCTCTGTGATTTATGCCTCAGGTTCCTGGGTGACGCTGATGAACTTGTGTGGTAGCCCGGCTTGTTGCGACCAGGGCGTCCTCAGAGAAGTATTCAACGCCTCCACCTGCGTGAATCACCTGGTGGAAACGGGCATCGTCGCGCCTCTCGCGGTCGTGCTCTTGCTCCGGTTCCTCGTCCGGCTCCCCGAGAGCAGAGCGTCCGCCACGCGCCGCCAGCGGCTTCTCAGGCCCAGCTCACCGCTGCATCTCGCCACCGTGGTGTTCAATGGCTGCTTGGGGTTGTTCCATCTCGTCCTAGGACTCTGGATGCTGCTGGGGAGCAACTTCGACAACCATCCGGATGCCTCTAGGACTTACCTGCCGCACTGGTGGCTTGTGACACTGTCCCAGGGATTCAGCTTGCTCCTCGCCGGCTTCGCTTTCGCCGCCGGGAGCCGGTTTCTCGGGTCGGTGTTCGCTCAATCATGGTCGGTCTTGCTGACCATCTATGCGGTGTTCGTCTCCTGTTCCTCGGTTGTCGCCATTGTTGCTCAGAAGCCGATCACTGTTAAGGCCTGTTTGGATCTCCTGTCGCTGCCAGGCGCAGTTATGTTTCTTGTCTACAGCATTCACAGCAGCCATGCCCATGATGATCAAGAGGGACATGAAGGATTATACGAGCCACTGAAGACGGATGACACAGCTGACAGTGAGGTAGCTGATGACTCTTCAGAGGTCAGCCAGCAGAAGGTGACTCCCTTTGCCAGAGCTGGCATTTTGAGCCAGATGACATTCTGGTGGCTGAACCCTCTGATGAAGACGGGCTACGAGAAGCCCCTCGGCGACAAAGACATGCCGCTGCTAGGCGCCACGGACCGGGCACAGAGCCAGTACTCGATGTTCGTGGAGAAGCTGAACAAGAAGAAGCAGACGTCACATGATGGCACACCACCATCAATCCTGTGGGCTATCGTTTCTCATCACAAGTGCGGGATCATGGTGTCAGGTCTCTTCGCCCTGCTCAAGGTGCTCACCTTGTCCACAGGCCCGCTGCTCCTGAGGGCATTCATCAACCTGTCAACCGGGAAAGTGACCTCCGATTCCAAGCATGAAGGCTATACGCTGGCCGCGCTCATGTTCATCTGCAAATTGTGCGAGTCGCTGTCGCAGAGGCAGTGGTACTTCCGCACGCGGAGGCTGGGGCTCCAGGTGAGGTCGCTTCTCTCGGCGGCCATCTACAGGAAGCAGCAGAAGCTATCGAGCTCGGCGAAGATGGCACACTCCTCCGGGCAGATCATGAACTACCTCACCGTCGACGCGTACCGGGTCGGGGAGTTCCCGTACTGGTTCCACCAGACATGGACGACGGTCGTCCAGCTCTGCATCGCTCTGGCGATCCTTTACAGCACGGTCGGCGCCGCCATGGTCTCGTCcctggtcgtcgtcgtcatcacCGTGCTCTGCAACGCTCCGTTGGCCAAGCTGCAGCACAGGTTTCAGAGCAAGCTGATGGAGGCGACGGACGCGAGGTTGAAGGCCATGTCAGAGTCACTGGTGCACATGAAGGCGTTGAAGCTCTACGCGTGGGAAGGTCACTTCAGGAAGGCCATTGAGGAGCTGAGGGAGGTCGAGTACAGGTGGCTGTCGGCGTTCCAGCTTAGCAGGGCGTACAACAGCGTCCTCTTCTGGTCGTCGCCTGTCTGGGTCTCGGCGGCGACATTTCTGACATGCTACTTTCTGGAGATCCCTCTTGATGCCAGCAACGTCTTCACCTTCATCGCGACCCTGCGCCTGGTGCAGGACCCGATTCGGGCCATACCGGAGGTTCTCGGAGTCGTGGTGCAGGCTAAGGTTGCTTTCACTCGGATAGAGAAGTTTCTAGGTGCACCTGAGCTGAATGGACGAGCCAAGGAGAAATGTTCCTCTGCAGGCATCGGTTACCCGGTAGCTATGAACTCGTGCTGGTTCTCGTGGTGCGAAGATCCATCAAAGCCTAACCTGAAGGATGTAAATTTGGTGGTCAAAGCTGGGGAGAAGGTTGCGATTTGCGGGGAGGTAGGGTCGGGGAAGTCGACGCTTTTGGCTGCGATACTCGGAGAGGTCCCGAAAACTGAAGGCACGGTATGCTTTTCAATAACATCATCTTCGTTTTTTTAATGAAATGCAAAACCACACATCTGTCAGTTTATAAGACTATATATGATGTATCCATGCCTTTTGGATATTCTCGTGGCTAGTATAGCTATTATTAGTACTTGGCTTCCTAAAGAAAACAATATCTGCACTTTAACTTAAGTTCCCTTCTTATTTGATTGCAAATGTAGTTAACGCTGTGTTCGGATGTCTGTATTCGAGACCTCTGTATTGAATTGGTTTCATTTCCACTGTAAACTTTACCACTTGCAAATGTTGTAGCAAGTATAGATGCAGTATTCAGAATTGATAGCCTAACATTCAGCTGATGGAAAATTAAACATTTATAAGGTCATGATGTGACAATAAGCTTTAATCATGTGTAAAATGTTCATCCATCAGATTCAAGTCTGCGGAAAAATAGCATATGTGTCACAGAATGcatggatccaaaccggaaccgtgCAGGAGAACATTCTCTTCGGGTCTCGTATGGACAGCCAAAGGTACCAGGAAACACTCGCGAGGTGCTCGCTGGTGAAGGACCTTGAGATGTTGCCGTACGGAGACGATACTGAAATCGGGGAGAGGGGAGTGAACCTGAGTGGCGGTCAGAAGCAGCGCCTTCAGCTTGCTCGTGCGTTGTACCAAGATGCAGACATATATCTCCTCGACGACCCTTTCAGCGCCGTCGATGCCCATACAGCAACCGGCCTCTTCAATGTAAGGATCACAATTATCAGCAGCTTTGCAGAGTGATTAATGATTTTAGTGGGAAACTGTTGTTTAAATTAAGTTACCATTGATTTATCTGACATGCAGGAATATGTCATGGGCGCTCTTTCAGACAAGACTGTTCTTCTGGTCACCCACCAAGTCGATTTTCTACCCGTCTTCGACTCCATTCtggtctccctctcacacacacatatcTATAATGGCCTGTAAGTTTTTGTTCATGTTATCATCTAAACTAGTCGTAATTTTTAACAGCTGATGTCAGATGGGGAGGTTATTCGGTCGGCACCTTATCGAGATCTATTGGCGGACTGTCAAGAATTCAAAGACCTTGTAAATGCCCATAAGGATACCATTGGGATTTCAGATGTTGATAACAATGCTGCTCCTCACAGAGCAAACGGAACATCAACAAAGGAGAAGCATCATGCCTATGGAAGTGGATACACAAAGTCTGAGAAGCCATCACCAGCACACCAACTGATcaaggaagaggaaagagagacAGGAGACACTGGACTTAAGCCCTACATGATTTACCTGCGCCAGAACAGAGGCTTCATGTATGCCTCTCTGTGTGTCATTTCTCACATGATCTTCATAGCGGGGCAAATAGCACAGAACTCTTGGATGGCGGCGAATGTCCAAGATCCGCGTGTCAGTACACTGAGGCTAATCACTGTGTACATTGTTATCGGACTTTGCACGATGTTGTTTTTGCTATCAAGATGTCTATCGGTTGTTGTTCTCGGGGTCCAGACATCGAGATCCTTGTTTTCCCAGTTACTTGACTCGTTGTTCCGTGCACCGATGTCCTTTTATGATTCTACTCCTCTAGGAAGGGTCCTTAGCCGGGTAAGAATTCTTGATTAGATGGCAAACATGATAATAAATTTGAAATTCTGTTTCACATTCTGACGTTTTTAATGATGGGCCAGCTCTGTTTTCCCTTGTAATGCAGGTCTCTTCCGATTTGAGTACTGTCGACCTTGATGTCCCATTCGCGTTCATGTTTAGCCTTAGTGCCAGCCTGAATGGATACAGCAATCTGGGGGTATTGGCTGTTGTTACATGGCAAGTTCTATTTGTGTCCGTGCCAATGATAGTTTTGTCAGTTAGACTACAGGTAACTGGTTTTGTTACAGTTATATTTGGCAGTAATTATTTCATGCACCAGCAGATGTATTCTGTTGCTTTTTTTCATCCAAGGGTGAATTAATTAACCGTTTTCCATTAACGTTTCCGATGATCTGTCATGTTTTTTCTTTTGCCATGCAGAAGTATTACTTAGCCTCTGCTAAGGAACTTATGCGGATCAATGGCACTACCAAGTCCGCTCTAGCAAATCACCTAGGCGAATCGATTTCAGGGGCTATAACCATAAGGGCCTTCGAGGAAGAAGATCGTTTCTTTGATAAAAATTCTGATCTTGTTGACAAGAATGCTATCCCATACTTCTACAACTTTGCAGCAACAGAATGGCTGATTCAACGCCTTGAAATAATGAGTGCTGCAGTCCTTTCCTTTTCTGCATTTCTCATAGTTCTTCTTCCTCCAGGAACTTTTAGCCCTGGTCAGTAGCTTATGCTAAGCACAAGCACCAAAAGCATTTGTTATGAAGAGATCAACATTACAATCGAGAAACTAATTACTTTTGTTACTG is a window of Triticum dicoccoides isolate Atlit2015 ecotype Zavitan chromosome 2B, WEW_v2.0, whole genome shotgun sequence DNA encoding:
- the LOC119362613 gene encoding uncharacterized protein LOC119362613, with product MRPPPYRRGQTASQQEKGICLPGSTSRAPATLGQIPSSLGCFALRGGEIEPVVAAQALGDAFEFLSDLVNRFPLPTLGGEYTRPAQPVADPVDAVAESSIADVGDASPARQPDLNDACASSNLFAPDSKQSMCRDDPQAPFWTKRKRYY